One window of the Populus nigra chromosome 4, ddPopNigr1.1, whole genome shotgun sequence genome contains the following:
- the LOC133692239 gene encoding protein LAZ1 homolog 1 has translation MEWRGACCSLFFLFKLVESTSGLGKVWALTLGAETAVNVSWPIFIASIFVLLALVLSMYLIFEHLAAYNQPEEQKFLIGLILMVPVYSLESFLSLLDSSAAFNCEAIRDCYEAFALYCFERYLIACLGGEENTIEFMESQTLITPSSPLLEDSHAYGVVEHPFPLNCFLRDWNLGADFYNAVKIGIVQYMILKLICALLAMTLQAFGVYGEGKFEWRYGYPYLAVILNFSQTWALYCLVQFYSVIKDKLAPIKPLAKFLTFKSIVFLTWWQGVAIAFLFSMGAFKGALAQELKTRIQDYIICIEMGIAAIVHLYVFPSVPYKRGERCVRNVAVMTDYASLGAPPDPEEVRDCERSTRVRLGRHDEREKRLNFPQSVRDVVFGSSEIIADDMKYTVSHVVQPVERGIAKINRTFQEISENVKRHEERRRSSKDDNYLVPLNTWTGEFSEAHDNLLEGSVSDSGLSDGKRPHTNPKLQHLE, from the exons ATGGAATGGAGAGGGGcttgttgttctttgttttttcttttcaagttggTCGAGTCCACAAGCGGATTAGGGAAAGTTTGGGCATTAACTCTGGGAGCTGAGACTGCTGTAAATGTCAGCTGGCCAATCTTCATTGCAAGCATATTTGTGCTTCTTGCTCTTGTCCTCTCAATGTATCTTATCTTTGAGCACCTAGCTGCATATAACCAACCAGAG GAGCAGAAGTTTCTCATTGGACTCATCCTGATGGTTCCTGTTTATTCTCTAGAATCG TTCTTATCTTTGTTGGATTCCAGTGCTGCATTTAACTGTGAAGCAATTCGAGATTGTTACGAAGCTTTTGCCTTGTATTGCTTTGAGAGATATCTGATAGCCTGCTTAG GTGGAGAAGAAAATACGATTGAATTCATGGAAAGTCAGACCTTAATCACTCCCAGCTCGCCTCTTTTGGAGGATTCACATGCTTACGGAGTTGTTGAAcatccttttcctttaaattgcTTTCTGAGGGACTGGAATCTTGGTGCTGATTTCTATAATGCTGTGAAAATTGGCATTGTTCAATAT ATGATACTGAAGTTGATCTGTGCGCTTCTAGCAATGACTCTTCAAGCTTTTGGGGTTTATGGAGAAGGGAAGTTTGAATGGAGATATGG GTATCCATATTTGGCAGTTATCCTTAATTTCAGTCAGACCTGGGCCCTATACTGCCTTGTACAGTTCTATTCTGTAATTAAGGACAAGTTGGCCCCAATCAAACCACTGGCCAAGTTTCTGACATTCAAGTCAAttgttttcctcacatggtgGCAAGGTGTTGCTATTGCGTTTCTTTTCTCCATGGGAGCCTTCAAAGGGGCTTTAGCCCAGGAGCTGAAAACACGTATACAAGACTACATTATTTGCATTGAG ATGGGTATTGCAGCTATTGTGCATCTTTATGTCTTCCCTTCTGTACCTTACAAGCGCGGAGAGAGATGTGTTCGCAATGTCGCTGTTATGACTGACTATGCCTCTCTGGGAGCTCCTCCAGATCCGGAAGAGGTTCGGGATTGTGAGAGGTCAACTAGGGTACGTCTTGGTCGGCATGATGAAAGAGAAAAACGGTTGAATTTTCCCCAGAGTGTTCGTGATGTGGTCTTTGGTAGCAGTGAAATT ATTGCTGATGACATGAAGTATACAGTTTCTCATGTCGTGCAACCAGTTGAAAGGGgaattgcaaaaataaatagaaccTTCCAAGAGATTTCTGAAAATGTGAAGCGCCATGAGGAACGCAGGAGGAGCTCCAAGGATGACAATTATCTTGTTCCCTTGAATACATGGACAGGGGAATTCTCTGAAGCACACGATAACCTTCTTGAAGGGAGCGTCAGTGACAGTGGTTTGTCTGATGGAAAGAGACCGCACACCAACCCAAAGCTTCAACATTTAGAATGA
- the LOC133690665 gene encoding uncharacterized protein LOC133690665: MLGSLGEEELDQMIRDYIESDQSTSPTPVSKPAPKKSQSILQDILLEATDIETQLLDKVLMYVRGMGEPNSLKKWVAMRLQMDGYEASLCKTSWVSSLGLKVIQFTGDYDYIDVMIMDQNSSNKTTRLIVDMDLRSQFELARPTQTYKELINALPSVFVGSEERLDKIISLLCSAAKASLKENDLHIPPWRKAEYMQSKWFSKNCNKVSVMLNPELGSDASEEKNSATCCPSIF; encoded by the exons ATGTTGGGTAGCCTTGGAGAGGAAGAGCTCGATCAAATGATCAGAGACTACATTGAATCAGATCAATCAACTTCACCAACTCCAGTGTCAAAACCTGCCCCCAAAAAATCTCAATCAATCTTGCAG GATATTCTCTTGGAGGCAACAGATATTGAGACTCAGCTTCTTGACAAGGTCTTGATGTATGTTAGAGGTATGGGAGAACCCAATAGTCTCAAAAAATGGGTGGCCATGAGGTTGCAAATGGATGGTTATGAAGCTTCTCTATGTAAAACCTCCTGGGTTTCCTCTCTTGGCCTCAAAG TTATCCAGTTTACAGGAGATTACGACTACATAGATGTGATGATCATGGACCAGAACTCTAGCAACAAGACAACAAGGCTGATAGTAGACATGGATTTAAGGTCTCAGTTTGAGTTGGCAAGGCCTACACAAACATACAAAGAGCTCATTAACGCTCTTCCTTCAGTCTTTGTTGGCTCTGAAGAGAGGCTTGACAAGATAATCTCTCTTTTATGCTCAGCTGCCAAAGCATCGCTCAAAGAAAATGATCTCCATATTCCTCCATGGAGGAAAGCCGAGTACATGCAGTCAAAATGGTTCTCCAAGAACTGCAACAAGGTCTCGGTCATGCTCAACCCTGAACTGGGCTCGGATGCAAGTGAAGAGAAAAACAGCGCTACATGTTGTCCCTCCATCTTTTAG